In Electrophorus electricus isolate fEleEle1 chromosome 1, fEleEle1.pri, whole genome shotgun sequence, a single window of DNA contains:
- the nfe2l2b gene encoding nuclear factor erythroid 2-related factor 2b, with translation MGARREQEYCHQQAARCTDTMREGASAGPNREQETSLIDTSWQQDIGLGVEWEEPRVPFCEWAGEMQRARKQEQGRIRREGEGQGVLLTFGNLDQETGEILPDCLLQTSQTPSPTLVSPEHSPSTPCSQGSPLTQNPLLAALLFTNKPTTLKVKSSTQPLPDLQYYLDLLEVHVPERPCAPLVDTRENNNYLLPEPLGESSETGLVSGTEPLTPPHSDSTEITQVHRDTLADLIELARPLTQSLPDTAKFKQTFCGSEELSHSFLDANIHSSPLDNPNQMNSTACEETLSTHTQRDVCQDHTSTVTLAHTLYQDEFTQKDSSHTFSSLADSTTLFHIESAIEPVALDMSLYGVDPPASQSEAEEAGHIHSDHTELFDLCLLSDSEEVESSPFQSWRTEAVPTQLTQNTLHEEAFHLSSRAQTASPPTRGARRNRSTCHDEQHARALCLPLSVDDIVGLSADAFNEAVGDNELSQAQLVLLRDIRRRGKNKMAAQSCRKRKLDKMVDLEAEVEALREKSERGMRERESNVRALRETKQKLRKLYYKVFSQLRDKTGKLYSPREYTLQHSSNGHVYLLPRTAHMTRQAATRP, from the exons GAAACCAGTTTGATTGACACCTCGTGGCAGCAGGATATTGGCCTGGGCGTCGAGTGGGAGGAGCCTCGTGTCCCCTTTTGTGAGTGGGCTGGGGAGATGCAGAGAGCGAGGAAGCAGGAACAAGGCAGGAttagaagagagggggaggggcaaggAGTCCTGCTAACGTTCGGAAATCTGGACCAGGAAACCGGGGAGATCTTGCCTGACTGTCTGTTGCAAACTTCTCAG ACACCCTCCCCTACTCTGGTTTCTCCAGAGCATTCTCCTTCCACACCTTGTTCACAGGGATCTCCCCTTACCCAGAACCCTCTGTTGGCTGCTCTGCTTTTCACAAACAAGCCAACAACTCTGAAAGTGAAGTCGTCTACTCAGCCCTTGCCTGATTTacag TATTATCTGGATCTCCTGGAGGTTCATGTTCCTGAAAGACCATGTGCTCCCCTAGTGGACACTAGAGAGAATAACAACTACCTGCTGCCTGAGCCCCTGGGGGAGAGCTCCGAAACTGGTCTTGTTTCCGGCACTGAGCCACTCACGCCCCCTCACTCTGACTCCACTGAGATCACGCAGGTGCACAGAGACACGCTGGCCGACCTTATTGAGCTAGCGCGACCATTAACACAGTCACTTCCTGACACTGCtaaattcaaacaaacattttgtggTTCAGAGGAACTCTCACATTCATTTCTAGACGCAAATATACACTCCAGTCCACTGGATAACCCAAACCAGATGAATTCAACAGCTTGTGAAGAGACCttaagcacacatacacaaagagacGTTTGTCAAGATCATACAAGTACAGtaacacttgcacacacactctatcaaGATGAATTTACCCAAAAAGACTCCTCACACACCTTTTCATCTCTTGCCGATAGCACAACCTTGTTCCATATTGAAAGCGCTATAGAACCTGTAGCTCTAGACATGTCCCTATATGGAGTTGACCCaccagccagccaatcagaggccgAGGAGGCAGGCCACATTCACTCagatcacacagagctgtttgATTTGTGCCTCCTCTCAGATTCAGAGGAAGTGGAGTCCTCACCTTTTCAGTCCTGGAGAACAGAGGCTGTCCCGACGCAACTAACGCAAAACACCTTGCACGAGGAAGCGTTCCACCTGTCGTCCAGAGCACAAACGGCCTCCCCGCCGACACGAGGGGCTCGCCGTAACCGAAGCACCTGTCACGATGAGCAGCATGCTAGGGCCCTGTGCCTCCCGCTTAGCGTGGACGACATCGTCGGCCTGTCGGCGGACGCCTTTAACGAGGCCGTTGGCGATAACGAGCTCAGCCAGGCTCAGCTCGTCCTCCTCAGGGACATCCGCAGGCGGGGCAAGAACAAGATGGCTGCCCAGAGCTGCCGAAAGAGGAAGCTAGACAAGATGGTGGACTTGGAGGCCGAGGTGGAGGCCCTCAGAGAGAAGAGCGAACGGGggatgagggaaagagagagcaacgTCAGAGCTCTGCGTGAGACCAAGCAGAAGCTCAGGAAGCTGTACTACAAGGTGTTCTCCCAGCTGAGAGACAAGACTGGGAAGCTTTACAGCCCCAGGGAATACACGCTACAGCACAGCAGCAATGGGCATGTCTACCTGCTGCCACGCACTGCGCACATGACCCGGCAGGCTGCCACACGTCCTTAA